One Theropithecus gelada isolate Dixy chromosome 20, Tgel_1.0, whole genome shotgun sequence DNA segment encodes these proteins:
- the VASN gene encoding vasorin, which produces MCSRVPLLLPLLLLLALRPGVQGCPSGCQCSQPQTVFCTARQGTTVPRDVPPNTVGLYVFENGITTLDTGSFAGLPSLQLLDLSQNQIASLPSGVFQPLANLSNLDLTANRLHEITNETFHGLRRLERLYLGKNRIRHIQPGAFDTLDRLLELKLQDNELRALPPLRLPRLLLLDLSHNSLLALEPGILDTANVEALRLAGLGLQQLDEGLFSRLRNLHDLDVSDNQLERVPPVIRGLRGLTRLRLAGNTRIAQLRPEDLAGLAALQELDLSNLSLQALPTDLSGLFPRLRLLAAARNPFNCVCPLSWFGPWVRESHVTLASPEETRCHFPPKNAGRLLLELDYADFGCPATTTTAAVPTTRPMVREPTPLSSSLAPTWLSPTEPATEAPSLPSTAPPTIGPVPQPQDCPPSTCLNGGTCHLEARHHLACLCPEGFTGLYCESQMGQGTQPSPTPATPRPPRPLTLGIEPVSPTSLRVGLQRYLQGSSVQLRSLRLTYRNLSGPDKRLVTLRLPASLTEYTVTQLRPNATYSICVMPLGPGRVPEGDEACGEARTPPAVHSNHAPVTQAREGNLPLLIAPALAAVFLAALAAVGAAYCVRRGRAVAAAAQDKGQVGPGAGPLELEGVKAPLEPGPKATEGSGEALPSGSECEVPLMGFPGPGLQSPLHAKPYI; this is translated from the coding sequence ATGTGCTCCAGGGTCCCTCTGCTACTGCCACTGCTCCTGCTCCTGGCCCTGAGGCCCGGGGTGCAGGGCTGCCCATCCGGCTGCCAGTGCAGCCAGCCACAGACAGTCTTCTGCACTGCCCGCCAGGGGACCACGGTGCCCCGAGACGTGCCACCCAACACGGTGGGGCTGTACGTCTTTGAGAACGGCATCACCACGCTCGACACAGGCAGCTTTGCCGGCCTGCCGAGCCTGCAGCTCCTGGACCTGTCACAGAACCAGATTGCCAGCCTGCCCAGCGGGGTCTTCCAGCCACTCGCCAACCTCAGCAACTTGGACCTGACAGCCAACAGGCTGCATGAAATCACCAATGAGACTTTCCATGGCCTGCGGCGCCTCGAGCGCCTCTACCTGGGCAAGAACCGCATCCGCCACATCCAACCTGGTGCCTTCGACACGCTCGACCGCCTCCTGGAGCTCAAGCTGCAGGACAACGAGCTGAGGGCACTGCCCCCGCTGCGCCTGCCCCGCCTGCTGCTGCTGGACCTCAGCCACAACAGCCTCCTGGCCCTGGAGCCCGGCATCCTGGACACTGCCAATGTGGAGGCGCTGCGGCTAGCCGGtctggggctgcagcagctggaCGAGGGGCTCTTCAGCCGCTTGCGCAACCTCCACGACCTGGATGTGTCTGACAACCAGCTGGAGCGAGTGCCACCTGTGATCCGAGGCCTCCGGGGCCTGACGCGCCTGCGGCTAGCCGGCAACACCCGCATCGCCCAGCTGCGGCCCGAGGACCTGGCCGGTCTGGCTGCCCTGCAGGAGCTGGACCTGAGCAACCTAAGCCTGCAGGCCCTGCCTACCGACCTCTCGGGCCTCTTCCCCCGCCTGCGGCTGCTGGCAGCTGCCCGCAACCCCTTCAACTGTGTGTGCCCCCTGAGCTGGTTTGGCCCCTGGGTGCGTGAGAGCCACGTCACACTGGCCAGCCCTGAAGAGACGCGCTGCCACTTCCCGCCCAAGAATGCTGGCCGACTGCTCCTGGAGCTTGACTACGCCGACTTTGGCTGCCCAGCCACCACTACCACGGCCGCAGTGCCCACCACGAGGCCCATGGTGCGGGAGCCTACACCGTTGTCTTCTAGCTTGGCTCCTACCTGGCTTAGCCCCACAGAGCCGGCCACTGAGGCCCCCAGCCTGCCCTCCACTGCCCCACCTACTATAGGGCCTGTCCCCCAGCCCCAGGACTGCCCACCGTCCACCTGCCTCAATGGGGGCACATGCCACCTGGAAGCACGGCACCACCTGGCATGCTTGTGCCCTGAGGGCTTCACAGGCCTGTACTGTGAGAGCCAGATGGGGCAGGGGACACAGCCCAGCCCTACACCAGCCACGCCGAGGCCACCACGGCCCCTGACCCTGGGCATCGAGCCGGTGAGCCCCACCTCCCTGCGTGTGGGGCTGCAGCGCTACCTCCAGGGGAGCTCTGTGCAGCTCAGGAGCCTCCGCCTCACCTACCGCAACCTATCGGGCCCTGATAAGCGTCTGGTGACGCTGCGGCTGCCCGCCTCGCTCACTGAGTACACGGTCACCCAGCTGCGGCCCAATGCCACCTACTCCATCTGTGTCATGCCTTTGGGGCCCGGGCGGGTGCCGGAGGGCGACGAGGCCTGCGGGGAGGCCCGCACACCCCCAGCCGTCCATTCCAACCATGCCCCAGTCACCCAGGCCCGCGAGGGCAACCTGCCACTCCTCATTGCGCCCGCCCTGGCCGCAGTGTTCCTGGCCGCGCTGGCTGCAGTGGGGGCAGCCTACTGTGTGCGGCGGGGGCGGGCCGTGGCAGCAGCGGCTCAGGACAAAGGGCAGGTGGGGCCAGGGGCTGGGCCCCTGGAACTGGAGGGGGTGAAGGCCCCCTTGGAGCCAGGCCCAAAGGCAACAGAGGGCAGTGGAGAGGCCCTGCCCAGCGGGTCTGAGTGTGAGGTGCCACTCATGGGCTTCCCAGGGCCTGGCCTCCAGTCACCCCTCCACGCAAAGCCCTACATCTAA